A genomic region of Enterobacter hormaechei ATCC 49162 contains the following coding sequences:
- a CDS encoding LacI family DNA-binding transcriptional regulator produces MRFTRNKNMTTMLEVAKRAGVSKATVSRVLSGNGYVSQETKDRVFQAIEESGYRPNLLARNLATKRTQTLGLVVTNTLYHGVYFSELLFNAARMTEEKGRQLILADGKHSAEEEREAIQYLLDMRCDAVIIYPRFLNVEELDALVEKCEQPIMVLNRRLRKNSSHSVWSDHKASCQEAVSQLIAKGHREIAFITGSLDSPTGVERLSGYRDALAQHGIAVRDALIVEGKWNPASGAAAVTQLLARGEPFTALVASNDDMAIGAIKQLHESGVATPGAVSVIGFDDVAIAPYIVPSLSSVRIPVTAMIQETISRLIFMLDGGEFKYQQTFSGELILRDSVIDGPHR; encoded by the coding sequence GGAAGTGGCGAAGCGGGCAGGCGTGTCGAAAGCGACGGTCTCACGGGTGCTGTCGGGGAACGGTTACGTCAGTCAGGAGACCAAAGACCGGGTGTTTCAGGCCATTGAAGAGAGCGGGTATCGCCCCAATCTGCTGGCGCGAAACCTGGCGACCAAACGCACCCAGACCCTGGGGCTGGTGGTGACGAACACCCTGTACCACGGCGTCTACTTCAGCGAACTGCTGTTTAACGCCGCGCGGATGACGGAAGAGAAGGGGCGGCAGCTGATCCTCGCGGATGGTAAACACAGCGCCGAAGAGGAGCGCGAGGCGATCCAGTACCTGCTCGACATGCGCTGCGACGCGGTGATTATCTACCCGCGTTTTCTGAACGTGGAAGAACTGGACGCGCTCGTCGAGAAATGCGAGCAGCCGATTATGGTGCTCAACCGCCGTTTGCGGAAAAACAGCAGCCACAGCGTCTGGTCCGATCATAAAGCGTCGTGTCAGGAGGCGGTGTCGCAGCTGATTGCGAAAGGCCACCGGGAGATTGCGTTTATCACCGGTTCACTGGATTCCCCCACCGGGGTGGAGCGTCTTTCCGGCTACAGGGACGCGCTGGCGCAGCACGGCATTGCGGTGCGTGACGCGCTTATCGTCGAAGGGAAGTGGAACCCGGCCAGCGGCGCGGCGGCGGTCACTCAGTTGCTTGCCCGCGGCGAACCGTTTACCGCGCTGGTGGCGAGTAACGACGATATGGCGATTGGCGCCATCAAGCAGCTGCACGAGAGCGGCGTTGCCACGCCGGGCGCGGTGTCGGTCATCGGCTTCGACGACGTGGCGATCGCGCCCTATATCGTGCCCTCCCTCTCCAGCGTGCGTATTCCGGTGACGGCGATGATCCAGGAGACCATCAGCCGCCTGATCTTCATGCTCGACGGCGGTGAGTTTAAATATCAGCAAACCTTCTCCGGCGAGCTTATCCTGCGCGACTCCGTCATTGACGGCCCGCATCGCTGA
- the hydN gene encoding electron transport protein HydN, with the protein MNRFIMADASKCIGCRTCEVACVVSHQAEQDCASLTPDTFLPRIHVIKGVNISTAAICRQCEDAPCANVCPNGAIKREKGFVHVMQERCIGCKTCVVACPYGAMEVVVRPVVRNSGIGLSVRAEKAEANKCDLCYHRDAGPACMEACPTHALVCVDRDKLEQMSAEKRRRAAFDTSSSLLF; encoded by the coding sequence ATGAACCGTTTTATTATGGCCGATGCCAGCAAATGCATTGGTTGCCGTACCTGTGAAGTGGCGTGCGTGGTGTCCCACCAGGCGGAGCAGGATTGCGCCTCTCTCACCCCTGACACCTTCCTGCCGCGCATCCACGTCATTAAAGGCGTGAATATTTCCACCGCTGCTATCTGTCGCCAGTGTGAAGACGCGCCGTGCGCCAACGTCTGCCCGAACGGGGCGATTAAGCGTGAAAAAGGCTTCGTACACGTGATGCAGGAGCGCTGCATCGGGTGCAAAACCTGCGTGGTGGCGTGTCCGTATGGCGCGATGGAGGTGGTGGTTCGCCCGGTGGTGCGTAACAGCGGTATCGGGCTGAGCGTACGCGCGGAGAAAGCCGAAGCCAACAAATGTGACCTCTGCTACCACCGCGATGCCGGTCCGGCGTGTATGGAAGCCTGTCCGACGCATGCGCTGGTCTGCGTCGATCGCGACAAGCTCGAACAGATGAGTGCCGAAAAACGCCGTCGCGCGGCGTTCGACACCTCGTCATCGCTGCTGTTTTAA
- the hypF gene encoding carbamoyltransferase HypF encodes MRVNGVQLRVRGKVQGVGFRPFVWQLAHQLGLAGDVCNDGEGVLVHLAGSGGDFTARLRQDCPPLARIDHIETQPFSWTTLPDAFAIRHSESGAMDTQIVPDAATCPACLAEMRDPRERRYRYPFINCTHCGPRFTIIRAMPYDRPATSMASFPLCMPCETEYRNPADRRFHAQPVACPDCGPQLEWRAGEAAATRESALSAAVERLKNGGIVAVKGLGGFHLVCDALNPQAILTLRTRKQRPTKPLAVMIPDADELPETIQTRLRSSAAPIVLTPKACLPAFPEEIAPGLNTVGVMLPANPLQHLLMMACQRPLVMTSGNLSGRPPAITNPQAMEELGDIADGFLLHNRDILQRMDDSVMDRDGAILRRARGFVPDAIILPAGFRDIPPMLCTGAEMKNTFCLVRGNQAVLSQHFGDLSDEGVEAQWRSALTTMQDIYAFQPERVVCDAHPGYRARQWALEQTLPVETVLHHHAHAAACLAENGWPLDGGDVIALTLDGIGMGENGALWGGECLRVNYLDCERLGGLPAVALPGGDLAAKQPWRNLLAHCLAFVPDWQQYPETEAVQRQNWPLLATAVSRGINAPRASSCGRLFDAVACALGIETQRYEGEAACRLEALAERGAGGDHPVTLQADNLALFWQQWLTWRAEPGERAWAFHDALAKGLSELAASHARRLSLTTVCFSGGVLHNRLLRARLRHYLSDFTLLFPSRLPAGDGAISFGQAVVAAARSCSQRI; translated from the coding sequence ATGCGCGTTAACGGCGTACAGTTGCGGGTGCGCGGCAAAGTGCAGGGCGTCGGGTTTCGTCCCTTCGTCTGGCAGCTTGCGCACCAGCTGGGGCTGGCGGGCGACGTGTGCAACGACGGAGAGGGTGTCCTGGTGCATCTCGCGGGCAGTGGGGGTGACTTTACCGCGAGACTGCGCCAGGACTGCCCACCGCTGGCGCGTATCGATCACATTGAAACGCAGCCGTTCAGCTGGACGACGCTGCCGGACGCGTTTGCCATTCGCCACAGTGAGAGCGGGGCGATGGACACGCAAATCGTCCCGGATGCTGCCACCTGTCCCGCATGCCTGGCGGAAATGCGCGATCCCCGCGAACGTCGCTACCGCTACCCGTTTATCAACTGTACCCACTGCGGGCCGCGTTTCACCATCATTCGCGCCATGCCGTATGACCGCCCGGCCACGTCAATGGCGTCATTCCCGCTCTGTATGCCCTGCGAAACGGAGTACCGCAATCCCGCCGATCGACGTTTTCACGCCCAGCCGGTGGCCTGCCCGGACTGTGGACCCCAGCTGGAGTGGCGCGCCGGGGAGGCTGCTGCCACCCGCGAATCGGCGTTAAGCGCGGCGGTGGAGAGGCTGAAAAACGGCGGGATTGTCGCGGTCAAAGGGCTGGGCGGTTTTCACCTGGTCTGCGACGCGCTTAACCCGCAGGCGATACTGACATTGCGGACACGCAAGCAGCGCCCGACGAAGCCGCTGGCGGTGATGATCCCCGATGCGGATGAGCTGCCGGAGACCATCCAGACGCGGTTACGCTCCTCCGCGGCACCGATAGTGTTGACGCCAAAAGCTTGTCTTCCTGCGTTTCCTGAGGAGATTGCGCCGGGGCTGAATACGGTCGGCGTAATGTTACCCGCGAACCCGCTCCAGCATTTGCTGATGATGGCGTGCCAGCGTCCGCTGGTGATGACCTCCGGGAACCTCAGCGGCAGACCGCCCGCCATCACCAACCCGCAGGCGATGGAGGAACTGGGCGATATTGCTGACGGTTTTCTGCTGCACAACCGGGACATCCTGCAACGCATGGATGATTCGGTGATGGATCGGGATGGCGCCATCCTGCGTCGCGCACGCGGTTTTGTGCCGGATGCCATCATCTTACCCGCCGGATTCCGCGATATCCCTCCCATGTTGTGCACCGGCGCGGAGATGAAAAACACTTTCTGCCTGGTGCGTGGGAACCAGGCGGTGCTGAGCCAGCATTTTGGCGATCTGAGCGATGAGGGCGTAGAGGCGCAGTGGCGCAGCGCGCTCACGACGATGCAGGACATCTACGCCTTCCAGCCTGAGCGCGTGGTGTGCGATGCGCATCCGGGGTATCGTGCCCGCCAGTGGGCGCTTGAGCAGACGCTGCCCGTTGAGACCGTGCTGCATCATCACGCGCATGCGGCAGCGTGTCTGGCGGAGAACGGCTGGCCGCTCGACGGCGGAGACGTTATCGCCCTGACGCTGGACGGCATCGGCATGGGCGAGAACGGTGCGCTGTGGGGCGGGGAGTGTCTGCGGGTCAACTATCTCGACTGCGAGCGGCTGGGCGGTCTGCCAGCCGTTGCGCTGCCGGGGGGCGATCTGGCAGCGAAACAGCCGTGGCGCAATTTGCTCGCCCACTGTCTGGCGTTCGTACCTGACTGGCAGCAGTACCCGGAAACAGAGGCGGTACAGCGTCAAAACTGGCCGCTGCTGGCCACGGCGGTGTCACGCGGTATCAACGCGCCGCGGGCGTCGTCCTGTGGTCGTCTGTTTGACGCCGTGGCCTGTGCGCTGGGCATTGAAACGCAACGCTATGAGGGCGAAGCCGCATGCAGGCTGGAGGCGCTGGCCGAACGCGGTGCAGGGGGTGATCATCCGGTGACGCTACAGGCGGATAACCTTGCGCTGTTCTGGCAACAGTGGCTTACCTGGCGGGCGGAACCCGGCGAGCGCGCCTGGGCCTTTCACGATGCGCTGGCAAAAGGGCTAAGTGAACTGGCGGCATCGCATGCCCGCCGACTGTCGCTCACGACGGTGTGTTTCAGCGGCGGCGTCCTGCACAACCGCCTGCTGCGCGCGCGCCTTCGTCACTACCTTTCTGATTTTACGCTTCTTTTTCCTTCGCGCCTGCCCGCAGGCGACGGAGCGATCTCCTTCGGGCAGGCGGTGGTTGCTGCCGCCCGATCATGTTCACAAAGGATTTAA
- a CDS encoding HoxN/HupN/NixA family nickel/cobalt transporter produces MLRLLRNEPRAACLLLALVMANLLAWGLAWQTFSGSTALMAASLLAWCYGLRHAVDADHIAAIDTVTRKMMQQGKRPSGVGAWFSLGHSTIVVLASIAIAATATAFQKNMAWFHETGSLIGTAVSATFLLAMALVNMVILRGVWRSFQALKHGRPVQGDITLPAQGGVMHWLFGKTFRLVNKSWQMYLVGFLFGLGFDTATEIGVLGISAASASSGMSVWSIMIFPALFASGMALVDTLDNLLMVGAYGWAFNKPQRKLYYNMTITGTSVVVALFIGGLEALGLLMDKFSLSGGVWDLIGAVNDNLGDAGFVVVGLFVACWLISMANYRWRGYDALVVRS; encoded by the coding sequence ATGTTACGACTTTTACGCAATGAACCTCGTGCAGCATGTCTGCTGCTGGCTCTGGTGATGGCGAACCTGCTGGCCTGGGGGCTGGCATGGCAAACCTTTAGCGGCAGCACGGCGCTGATGGCCGCCAGCCTGCTGGCATGGTGCTATGGACTGCGTCATGCGGTGGACGCTGACCACATTGCCGCGATTGATACCGTGACGCGTAAGATGATGCAGCAGGGCAAGCGTCCGTCCGGCGTGGGCGCATGGTTTTCCCTCGGACACTCCACCATCGTGGTGCTGGCCTCCATTGCCATCGCCGCGACCGCCACGGCGTTCCAGAAAAACATGGCGTGGTTTCACGAGACCGGCAGCCTGATCGGTACGGCGGTGTCGGCAACCTTCCTGCTGGCGATGGCGCTGGTGAATATGGTGATCCTGCGCGGCGTCTGGCGCAGTTTTCAGGCACTGAAACACGGCAGGCCCGTGCAGGGTGATATCACGCTGCCTGCGCAGGGTGGCGTCATGCACTGGCTGTTCGGCAAAACCTTCCGCCTCGTCAATAAAAGCTGGCAGATGTATCTGGTGGGCTTCCTGTTTGGCCTCGGCTTTGACACGGCCACCGAGATTGGCGTGCTGGGGATCTCCGCCGCCAGCGCCTCCAGCGGGATGTCAGTGTGGTCGATCATGATCTTCCCGGCGCTCTTTGCCAGCGGCATGGCGCTGGTGGATACGCTTGATAACCTGCTGATGGTGGGGGCCTACGGCTGGGCATTTAACAAGCCGCAGCGCAAGCTGTACTACAACATGACCATCACCGGCACCTCGGTAGTGGTGGCGCTGTTTATCGGCGGGCTGGAAGCGCTGGGTCTGCTGATGGACAAGTTCTCCCTCAGCGGCGGCGTGTGGGATCTGATTGGCGCAGTGAACGATAACCTGGGCGATGCCGGATTTGTGGTGGTCGGGCTGTTTGTCGCCTGCTGGCTGATCTCGATGGCGAACTACCGCTGGCGCGGTTATGACGCGCTGGTGGTGCGGTCCTGA
- the norW gene encoding NADH:flavorubredoxin reductase NorW produces the protein MSHGIVIIGSGFAARQLVKNIRKQDANVPLTVIAADSMDEYNKPDLSHVISQNQRADDLTRQTAGEFAEQFNLRLFPYTWITDIDADAHVVKAKDKTWQYDKLVLATGASAFVPPVEGRELMVTLNSQQEYQASETLLRDAQRVMIVGGGLIGTELAMDFCRAGKSVTLVDHAASILSALMPAEVSSRLQHRLTDMGVHLLLKSQLQSLSKTDTGIRATLDRNRSVEVDAVIAATGLRPETALAHRAGAEINRGVKVDSYLQTTQPDIYALGDCAEINGQVLPFLQPIQLSAMFLAKNLLGGNAPVKLPAMLVKVKTPELPLHLAGETQRQDLDWEIVLSPQGMVARGTDTDGQMRAFVVSEDRMKEAFTLLKSLPA, from the coding sequence ATGAGCCACGGCATCGTCATTATCGGCTCGGGCTTTGCCGCCCGCCAGCTGGTGAAAAATATCCGCAAACAGGATGCTAACGTGCCGTTGACGGTGATCGCCGCCGACAGCATGGACGAGTACAACAAGCCTGATTTAAGCCACGTCATTAGCCAGAATCAGCGCGCCGACGATCTCACCCGCCAGACGGCGGGGGAGTTCGCAGAACAGTTTAACCTGCGTCTGTTTCCGTATACCTGGATCACTGATATCGACGCCGATGCCCACGTGGTGAAAGCGAAAGATAAAACCTGGCAGTACGACAAGCTGGTGCTGGCGACGGGGGCATCGGCGTTTGTGCCGCCGGTTGAGGGCCGCGAACTGATGGTCACCCTTAACAGTCAGCAGGAGTATCAGGCCAGCGAAACCCTGTTACGCGACGCGCAACGGGTGATGATTGTCGGCGGCGGACTGATTGGCACCGAGCTGGCGATGGATTTCTGCCGGGCGGGGAAATCCGTCACCCTGGTTGACCACGCGGCCAGTATTCTGTCAGCGCTGATGCCAGCAGAAGTAAGCAGTCGCTTACAGCATCGTCTGACCGACATGGGCGTGCATCTGCTGCTGAAATCGCAGTTGCAGAGTCTGAGCAAAACCGACACCGGCATTCGTGCGACGCTCGATCGCAACCGCAGCGTGGAAGTGGATGCGGTTATCGCGGCGACGGGGTTGCGCCCGGAAACCGCGCTGGCGCACCGCGCGGGCGCCGAGATCAATCGCGGCGTGAAGGTGGACAGCTACCTGCAAACCACCCAGCCGGACATTTATGCCCTGGGCGACTGCGCGGAAATTAACGGCCAGGTGCTGCCGTTCCTGCAACCGATACAGTTAAGCGCCATGTTCCTGGCGAAAAACCTGCTCGGCGGCAACGCCCCGGTGAAATTACCCGCCATGCTGGTGAAAGTAAAAACGCCGGAACTACCGCTGCATCTCGCAGGTGAAACGCAGCGTCAGGATCTGGACTGGGAGATTGTCCTTTCGCCTCAGGGCATGGTGGCGCGCGGCACCGATACCGACGGTCAGATGCGCGCCTTTGTCGTCAGTGAAGACCGGATGAAGGAGGCGTTCACGCTGCTGAAATCGCTACCTGCTTAA
- the norV gene encoding anaerobic nitric oxide reductase flavorubredoxin gives MSILVKNNIHWVGQRDWEVRDFHGTEYKTLRGSSYNSYLIREGKNVLIDTVDHKFSREFVQNLRSEIDLNDIDYIIINHAEEDHAGALTELMSYIPDTPIYCTTNAIDSINGHHHHPEWNFHTVKTGDTLDIGNGKQLIFVETPMLHWPDSMMTYMTGDAVLFSNDAFGQHYCDERLFNDEVDQTELFEQCQRYYANILTPFSRLVTPKITEILGFNLPVDMIATSHGVVWRENPTQIVELYLKWAADYQEDRITIFYDTMSNNTRMMADAIAQGINEVDPNVAVKIFNVARSDKNEVLTNVFRSKGVLVGTSTMNNVMMPKIAGLVEEMTGLRFRNKRASAFGSHGWSGGAVDRLSSRLQDAGFEMSLSLKAKWRPDLDALEICRQHGRDIARQWALAPLPENAPAPAVAPGSVAEAAPATADLGPCMQCSVCQWIYDPELGEPLQDVAPGTPWSEVPDNFLCPECSLGKDVFDELATEAK, from the coding sequence ATGTCTATTCTGGTTAAAAATAACATTCATTGGGTGGGTCAACGTGACTGGGAAGTGCGCGATTTCCACGGGACGGAATATAAAACGCTGCGCGGCAGCAGCTACAACAGCTATCTCATCCGCGAAGGTAAAAACGTCCTGATCGATACCGTCGATCACAAATTCAGCCGCGAGTTCGTGCAGAACCTGCGCAGCGAAATCGATCTGAACGACATCGACTACATCATCATCAACCATGCGGAAGAGGATCACGCCGGGGCGCTGACCGAGCTGATGTCTTACATTCCGGATACCCCGATCTACTGCACCACCAACGCCATTGACTCCATCAACGGTCACCACCACCATCCGGAGTGGAACTTCCACACCGTGAAAACCGGCGACACGCTGGATATCGGCAACGGCAAACAGCTGATCTTCGTGGAAACGCCGATGCTGCACTGGCCGGACAGCATGATGACCTACATGACCGGTGACGCGGTGCTGTTCAGTAACGACGCCTTCGGTCAGCACTACTGCGACGAACGTCTGTTCAACGACGAAGTGGATCAGACCGAGCTGTTCGAACAGTGCCAGCGCTACTACGCCAACATCCTGACCCCGTTCAGCCGCCTGGTCACGCCAAAAATCACCGAGATCCTCGGCTTCAACCTGCCGGTGGATATGATCGCCACCTCCCACGGCGTGGTATGGCGTGAAAACCCTACCCAGATCGTCGAGCTGTACCTGAAGTGGGCGGCGGATTATCAGGAAGATCGCATCACGATTTTCTACGACACCATGTCCAACAACACCCGCATGATGGCGGACGCGATTGCCCAGGGCATCAACGAAGTTGACCCGAACGTGGCGGTGAAAATCTTCAACGTGGCGCGCAGCGACAAGAATGAGGTATTGACCAACGTCTTCCGCTCCAAGGGCGTGCTGGTGGGCACCTCCACCATGAATAACGTGATGATGCCGAAGATTGCCGGACTGGTGGAAGAGATGACCGGCCTGCGCTTCCGTAACAAGCGCGCCAGCGCCTTTGGTTCACACGGCTGGAGCGGCGGCGCGGTAGACCGTCTTTCCAGCCGTTTGCAGGATGCCGGTTTTGAGATGTCCCTGAGCCTGAAGGCGAAATGGCGTCCGGATCTCGACGCGCTGGAAATCTGTCGCCAGCACGGTCGCGACATTGCCCGTCAGTGGGCGCTTGCGCCGCTGCCGGAAAACGCCCCCGCTCCGGCTGTTGCGCCGGGATCCGTAGCAGAAGCCGCCCCTGCCACTGCCGACCTCGGCCCTTGCATGCAGTGCAGCGTCTGCCAGTGGATTTACGATCCTGAACTGGGCGAACCGTTGCAGGATGTCGCGCCAGGTACGCCGTGGAGCGAGGTGCCGGACAACTTCCTCTGCCCGGAATGTTCCCTCGGGAAAGACGTCTTTGATGAACTGGCAACGGAGGCAAAATGA
- the norR gene encoding nitric oxide reductase transcriptional regulator NorR — protein sequence MSFSVDVLAKIAIELQTGIGHQDRFQRLISTLRHVLGCDASALLRYEGRQFIPLAIDGLAKDVLGRRFTLEGHPRLETIARAGDVVRFPADSDLPDPYDGLIPGQESLKVHACIGLPLFAGQNLIGALTLDGMSPDQFDTFSDEALRLIAALAAGALNNALLIEQLESQNILPGSPTVFEQVAHTEMIGLSPGMEQLKKEIEIVAASDLNVLIFGETGTGKELVAKAIHEASPRAVNPLVYLNCAALPESVAESELFGHVKGAFTGAISNRSGKFEMADNGTLFLDEIGELSLSLQAKLLRVLQYGDIQRVGDDRSLRVDVRVLAATNRDLREEVLAGNFRADLFHRLSVFPLTVPPLRERGDDVVLLAGFFCEQCRLKMGLSRVVLSPGARTHLLSYGWPGNVRELEHAIHRAVVLARATRSGDEVVIHAHHFALHEETMSSVKPVMPESVNENLREATDAFQRQMITRALEQNNRSWAACARTLEMDVANLHRLAKRLGLKG from the coding sequence ATGAGCTTTTCCGTAGACGTGCTGGCGAAGATCGCCATAGAACTGCAAACCGGTATTGGTCATCAGGACCGTTTTCAACGGCTGATCTCCACGTTGCGTCACGTGCTGGGTTGCGATGCGTCAGCGCTGCTGCGTTACGAAGGGCGGCAGTTTATTCCGCTGGCCATCGACGGGCTGGCGAAGGACGTACTCGGGCGGCGTTTTACGCTGGAGGGCCATCCGCGTCTGGAAACTATCGCCCGCGCGGGGGACGTGGTGCGTTTCCCGGCGGACAGCGATCTGCCCGACCCGTACGACGGGCTTATTCCAGGCCAGGAGAGCCTGAAGGTGCACGCCTGTATTGGCCTGCCGCTGTTTGCCGGGCAGAACCTGATTGGCGCATTAACCCTCGATGGCATGTCGCCGGATCAGTTCGATACCTTCAGCGACGAAGCGCTACGGCTGATTGCTGCGCTGGCGGCCGGGGCGCTGAACAACGCCCTGCTGATAGAACAGCTGGAGAGCCAGAATATCCTTCCGGGTAGCCCGACGGTGTTTGAGCAGGTAGCGCACACCGAAATGATTGGCCTTTCGCCGGGCATGGAACAGCTCAAAAAAGAGATTGAGATTGTCGCCGCGTCTGATTTGAACGTGCTGATCTTCGGTGAAACCGGCACCGGTAAAGAGCTGGTGGCGAAAGCGATCCATGAAGCCTCGCCCCGTGCGGTGAACCCGCTGGTGTACCTCAACTGCGCGGCGCTGCCGGAAAGCGTGGCGGAAAGTGAGCTGTTCGGACACGTCAAAGGGGCGTTTACCGGGGCGATCAGCAACCGCAGCGGCAAGTTCGAAATGGCCGATAACGGCACGCTGTTCCTGGATGAAATTGGTGAGCTTTCCCTTTCGCTCCAGGCCAAACTGCTGCGGGTGTTGCAGTACGGCGATATTCAACGCGTGGGTGACGATCGCAGCTTACGCGTGGATGTGCGCGTGCTGGCGGCGACGAACCGCGATCTGCGCGAAGAGGTGCTGGCAGGTAATTTCCGCGCCGATCTGTTCCACCGTCTGAGCGTGTTCCCGCTCACGGTGCCGCCGCTGCGCGAGCGGGGGGATGACGTGGTGCTGCTGGCGGGCTTTTTCTGCGAACAGTGTCGGCTCAAAATGGGGCTTTCCCGCGTGGTGTTAAGCCCCGGTGCGAGGACGCACCTTCTGAGCTACGGCTGGCCGGGTAACGTGCGTGAACTGGAGCATGCAATCCACCGTGCGGTCGTGCTGGCGCGGGCAACGCGTTCGGGGGATGAAGTGGTTATTCATGCGCACCATTTTGCGCTGCATGAGGAAACGATGTCGTCCGTGAAGCCGGTGATGCCTGAGAGCGTGAACGAGAACCTGCGCGAGGCGACGGATGCGTTCCAGCGCCAGATGATCACCCGCGCGCTGGAGCAGAATAACCGCAGCTGGGCGGCATGCGCGCGGACGCTGGAGATGGACGTCGCCAACCTCCACAGGCTGGCGAAACGTCTGGGGCTTAAGGGTTAA